GAACAGTACCGGCTCAGCGCCGATGAGAAGCTTGCCGGTATGCACTATGCCGGCTACACGACCGACCAGCTCGACGTCGTCAACACCCAGTTCGAGGAGCGGCGGCGCAGTCTGAAGATAGCGCTGGTCGAGAACAACGAGCGCGGCAACCAGCTGGTCGCCAGCGTCAAGGCCGAGATCGAGGCTGTCAATGCCCAGATCGAGGCCAAGATGGACGAGCTGATCACTAGCGGCACTATCAGGCCGATCTCGCCGCTCTTCGTCGTCTTCGCCGGCCAGGGCGACATCGATCTTTCCGACGAAATCGCCGACGACCTCTTCGCTTTCTCCGACGAGGAAGATGACGATGAAGGAGACGACATCGAGGTCGTCTGGGACTGACCCACTTGGCCGAACCGGAGGCACTCGCTTCCGGTTCGGCCACCTGGTCACCTTGCCCTACAAATGCTCGACTTTCTATCTATGACTCTTTTCCTTAGACTTCATGCAAACCATGAATTCTGGGTAAAAGCCCCACTTCACTAAAAAAGATTAGCGTAGCGTAAACAGTTGTTATTTGTTAAAATCAGCTCCGCAAATCGTAAGCTTGCTTGCGTCCAAATCAAAACCTGCTTTGGTTTGAGAGGTGTAGCAATAGACTATCAAGACTTGAAGTTTTGCCACTTGTTTGCAAAACTTAAGCTCTTGGTAGTCATGATTGACTACTACGCGGGGCTATAGCTCAGTTGATTAGAGCGCTTGTATGGCATACAAGAGGTCGTGGGTTTGAGTCCCACTAGCTCCACCAAATTAAAAACCCGCTTATCTAGCGGGTTTTTAATAATATTAAGCCCAATTTATTTGATGAATTGTAGGCCTTAAATTTAATTTAAATTAAATTTAAATTGAATTTCCACTAGCCTGCTTCATCTTTTTCGTATCGCTTATGCTTGAGCAAAATATCTATTATTTGTATATTTGGCATATCATGTCAAGCACCGATCACTTAAGTTATCTCGACCGACTATTATTCATCGAGGCTGCCGAGGCAGAACATACCATAAAAAGAGCGATCGGAGTTGTGGGCAATCATATGTTCGCTAGGCTTTCTGGAGTTTCTGTTGCTATGCCGGATGGAGTACTTTTTGAGCAGTTGCGCTCATACCTAAAAGAGACTTCTATGAACTCAATCGAGCAACTGTACCCAGGAGTATATACATATGCTGACTTTGATGGTGATATACCAGTTGGTTCTATCGAGCTAAGACGTCCAAATCCAGAATCAACCTTACTAATTCTATTATTTGCGTTTGACGATATAGATGGAGCGGCTTTAGCAATGGTTGACTCTGGTTTAACTGAAATAAGACGTAGTACCGGCAATTTAAACTGGCTATACGTCAAACTTCCTGACGAACAAACTGATATTGGTATCTATCTATCTCCATGGTCGTTCGTAGATATTCGAATGTCAGAAACGAGCCAAACTAGATCGTTTACCAAATTCCTCGAACCTACGCAACTCGACTATATACCTAATGATATAACTTCGATATTTAATACGATGGTTCGTTCTAACCAATACAGGCTATGGTGGCGAGATTTTTGCATCGAACTCAAGCAGACACCAAAGGAATATTACGAGGCCAATGGCTGTGATGAATGGTTAATAACTGCTGCACGAAATTTCATGCAGTCTATTAGCTAGTAGCTAGAGTGAGGCTTCGAACTTTTTGGCAAATTGCCTAAATTCGTCGAGTTTTAGAGCTCCAACTGGCTCGACAATCTTGGCATGTTCTTGGTTATAGCCAGCAACTATTTTGATATCGGCACTATCTGTACGATAACGTATCTCTGATATCTGATCATTCGCCGGGTTAATATAGACAGTCATCGACTTAGGCCATAGGCTGGCAAAATATTCTATTTCAGAAATCTTTGCACCCGTTAGTTCGCTGTAAAAAGCACTGAGGGCATCGCGGTCGAGACTAACACTACATTTAATGTACTTATCTGTCCGATAACAATCGCGCTGGTATGGGTTATGCTCGGCCAGCAGCTGCTTGGCCTTGTCTAAGTCTGATTGATTGAGCATCCCAGCTGGAATCGGGCGAAAAACTGTGTTTAGCTCACTCCAGCTACCCAAAAATATCAGCGTAAAGCTATCTTCGTCGCTGGTGCCCACACTAGGTAGCTCGACCCATTTGTTGGCCACTAGGCTTGTTTTGGCATTATCTAGCGGCTTACCATCTGCAAAAATCTCGTATTTTGTGAGGTTAGCAGCCACAGTCTCTTGGCTTGTGGCCACATATTCTATATTGGCATCGATATTAAACTTATCGAGCAACAGGTCGAGCTGTAGCTTGCCAGAAGATTTTGGGTTGTAAAAATCCGAACCATCCCGATCTTGCTGGGCACTCAAAATACCCAGACTACCCGAACTTTCTAAACTATAAAATTCACTCTCTACACTTAGCGAGTTCTCTAGGCTACGATCGAAAGCAAGATTCGGATCGTTAAAAAAATGATTATATATTTTTGGCAAATAGATATAGCCAACCAATGCCAAGCCAAGCAAGACAAAAGTAACAAGCGTATAGAACAGTTGATTGCCCAATCGGGTCCGCTGACGAACCAGCTCGGAATTCGAGTAGGGATTTACCCGTCCTGCGTAAGGGTTGGTTAGCCCAGTGTTAGGTGGTTGAGGATGTGCCACCATGCCAACACTTTGGCTCAAAGGGTCGCTGGGTGGAGACTGCACCTTGACAGCCACCTCGTTTTCAGGTAGTTTTCGCTTTGATGGCTTGGATTGTCCGTTATTGGTAGGCATGTCTAATAACCGCGGTAGGACTTTTGCCAATTAAAGATCAGGCGCGCCCACCCGGCCCGGATGATATTGGTTTTAGGCTGTTTGTTTTCAACTGGGCCTTAAGCGCCTGAGCTTATGCTTATATTGTCGCAGATTATCTGGCTGAGTCAACCGGATCATTTGGGCGATCAGTCTCTCGGGCTTATATAGTTTGCTGCCTCACCAGAAAGCACAGCTCCGAAAGCTGCTTGCTTTTTGGCGGCAACTTGTAAATGCTCAATTTCGACTAATTCCGCACCCTCACGGCAGAGTGCTATTAAATCCCTCAAGCTTGTGTCGAAGTTGTTGACACCGATTTGAACCTTTAATTTAAAGTCTTTGTCTTTAACTCTATGTACAATTTGTTCAAGTTGGCCGATAGTTGCTTGAAGCTTGCTGTAGCCATCATCGTAATCTCGATCAATGATGTGGTCTATCAGACCGTCAAATCGTCGTCGACTCGCTTGGCCTTCAACAGTTCCTTCGTTAGCCGAATTAAGTAGTCCGATTACTTTATCAATAGCTAGTTGGATATTCTGAGCAGGTACCAGTTGATGTTCTCGAACAAAGTCTGCACTAGGCGGATGCATACACAAAGCCTTGGCAACTTGTTCACGCATTTCGGCTTGTTGGTCTAGCGTCTCGGCATCGACCCTTTTATAACCCCAGTCAACTTGCACTAGCGGCAATCCACCTTCACGTAGGATCATTGGCAATGCATGGAAGATTGCGTCCGGTGTTAAAGCTACATCCTTTTTAAACCCGCACTCAAAGGCTTCGGGATAGCCAAGGTAGACTTCAAAAAGCCTTTGGGCAAGTTCGGTACGCTCAGCCAAACTTAGGTTCTCGGCTTTTAGAGCCGTGCGCTCGACTCCATCTCCAGAAACTGAATTGAGTAATTGATCTACAAGGCGAGCAGCTATGGCTTGGCAGCGTAAATCTTTGGATGCAAGAGCAACCTCGACTAAGTAATCCGGCTCGCCATTCTCTGTGTTATATGTGGTTGTCATACATCTCCTTTATTGAAAGTAATTTTAGCTATTAATTAAACAACATCAAGTATAAGGGCTAAGCTTGGACGATTGGCTTGGCCACAAAATCGGGCACATTTAAGCCCAAGGCTACCAGGACGTCTCCGATACGCACGTCCTCCTCGAGCTCGCCACCAATTAACCCTTCTAGCACTTCAGGTGGCAGTAGCTCGAGGGCCGCATAGCCAAGATGCATCACCGATAAGTGATTCATAGCATCTACCGGCTCGAAAAGATATTCTGATCGATTCGGACCATGCATTACGGCTTCGGTAATTTGTCTACCATAGCTAGTAAATAATTTATTTATGCCTTTGATATCATCAAACTCTCCACGCAAAAGTTTCTCGACCATTTCGATTTCAATACCGACGACTCTATCTAGATTTTCGTGCGACAAGATAGCTCGAAGCCCGTATGGAAATAACTCCTCAGATACCGGTGTGCTTGATACTACTTCCAATATTCTAATAATATTAATAAACACTTTGCCGCCCGAGCTGCCAGTAGCTAACTTAATTTCGTTGGCCGCATGATTGTACTCACGCTTGAACAACATGCGTTGTTTGTCTGCAGGTGGAATCTGCTCGTATGGGCACTCAAATACATAAACTCCATCACAATATTTGATAGGCCTGAGTATGTGGTGAGTTTCGAGACTCCCATTATGGACTGTAAATGTTGGGTGATGCCCAATAAAGCCCTTTGGCGCCCCAATAAACGTTGTTCCCTCAACCCGAGGGACTACCGTAGTCTCGTCGGTGTTTGTTACTGATCTTGGCATTTGTCTGGATTGTACTTACAGCCGATGCAACCGGCAAACGACACTACTCTAGCCTGCCGTGGCCCCCGCAAAAAACATTCTTTGGACAAGTCTGGATCGGCAAGTGTCTCGGTGTCCAGAGTTACATCGTTAGCCTCTATACTTGGCACAACTACATCTACTACGTCACCCGTTATATATTCGACGGCGTTTCGAATTACGACTGCTAACGGAGCCACCCCCGACTCGACCAAACTACACCTCCGCATGGCTTTATTATTCATAACTATATTAAACCGTTCGTTCGCTACAAACGCAAGCTTAAGCAATAAAATGTTAATCCCCCGGGTTTCCCCGGGGGATGTGGTAGATCGGCTTGCGGCTAATCTACCTAATCGTCACACAGCTTGGTCATCTGACCTGCATCGGCCGGCCGGTAGGCATGAACGATGCCTGTGGTCTCCGTGAAGACCAAGGAGATTTCTGCGGGAGTATTCCCACGTACCTCGACTTTCACGTAGCAGCCAGGGGCTACTTCGACAACCGCGTTCGCAGTCGAGCCGTCGTAAGCCCGGGCACTAGCCACCGGCAAGCCGTAGGCCTGCTCGAGTGTTGTCTTGAGCCTTGCGCTCCGGTTGACAACATCGAGTTCCTCATCGGCTATCAGCGATATACCCAGTGCCAAGACTACTGACAACGCCAGGCCAATTTGCGTAAGTAAGACCTCTGCCGAGTTGTCGTGCTTGTAGTAGAGCACTTTGGTCATAACCAGACCAACAGTAGCGACTGCCAACCAAAGTCCGACGACCGAACCTTTGTACATTGGCCAGCGCCACCACCACATGCTGAGCGTGTCCGACCACAACTGGGCGAACAGGCCAAGCGCCAATACATAGACCACGGTCGGCACAACGAAAGCAATTGCAATCGCCAAGCTCTTGGGCAGCTTGTTGAACCAGTTCATCTTTCCTCCTAAAGCTCGACGATGAACAATAGTATAATAGCATCAAACTGACTATTTATCAATTAGCTTAAGGAGTTGTTGCTCGTCGATAACTTCGGTGCCAAGTTGTCGGGCTTTGTCGGCCTTGCTCGCTCCAGCTTTGGCTCCCATAACTAAATAAGTTGTACCCTTGGCGACGCTTGTCTGAAAGGTGCCTCCTAGCGCCCGAATTTGCTCGGCGGCCGCATCTCTGCTCATAGTCTCGAGGCTACCAGTAATTACAAAACTTTTACCGGCTAGTTTGCCCGTCGACTTATCTTCGAAAACAGGCTTGAGCCCAAGTTTCTTAAACTTCTCGACTAAATTACGATTATCGATATCGGCAAACCATGCCACAATCGAGTCGGCCACCACCGAACCGATGCCATCGATGGCCTCTAGTTCGGGTATCGAGGCGTGCGAGAGTGCCTCGATACTACCGAAATGATTAGCCAGATCGATGGCGGTCTGAGCGCCCACATGGCGAATCCCAAGGCCAAAGATAAATCTTTCTAGTTGAGGTTGTTTGCTGGCGGCAATTGCCGCGACTAAGTTACTGGCCGACAGCTCGGCAAACCGCTCGAGCTCGAGCAAATGCTGTTTGCTAATCGTGTAGATATCGGCTAGATCTTCGACTAAGCCAGCATCCACTAGGGCTTCGACATTCTTTTCGCCCAGACCCTCAATGTCTAGGGCTCCGCGGGCTGCAAAGTGTTGTAGGGCTCGTTTAAGCACTAGTGCTCCTCCGCCTACTACGCGGTAAACTGCCTCACCCTCCGGTCGCACAAACTGCATGTCTGGAAACTGCTTGTCGAGTTCATCCTCGAAATCGTAGCGTTTTGCAGTTTTGGGCCGCAGCTCAAAGATGACACTCTCGACCTGTGGAATTATATCGCCAGCCTTAAAAATAACTACTGTGTCACCAATCCGCACATCTTTGCGGGCAATTTCGTCGGCGTTGTGTAAGCTAGCGTGCTGGACGGTTGTACCAGCAACATTTACTGGCTCAAAGACTGCTACTGGTGTAGCCGCGCCAGTTCGACCAATGCTGATCACAATATCTTTGACCACTGTGGTTGCTTGTTCGGCTGGGTATTTGTATGCAATCGCAGCCCGCGGATTTTTGCCGACTGTACCGAGACTATCGTAAAGCTGTCGATCGTTTATTTTTACTACTAACCCATCGGTATTGTATGGCAAATTATGACGTAGGGTGTCGAACTGGCTAGCATATTCAAGCACCGCACTTAGCTCTGGCTCGAGGTGGGCTACTCTGTCGACAAAAAAACCAAGCTCGTGCATTGTTTGATATGCAAACTGATTGCTGGGCACTTCGCTTGGATCATCCCTTAACATGTCGTAACCATGGAAACGCAACGGTCGGTCGGCAACTAAACGCGGATCGAGTTGGCGAATCGTGCCGGCGCTCAAGTTGCGCGGATTTTTAAACTCAGACTCACCGGCTGCTGCCCTATTAGCATTTAGCTGCTCAAAGTCGACCTTGGTCATAATTATCTCACCGCGCACTTCGGTGTGGCCGCGAGCAAATCGGTGTCCAGCCGGCAGTCGAACGGGTACGGTTCGAATGGTTTTGACATTGGCGGTTACTATTTCGCCGACATTACCATCACCTCGAGTCACCGCAGTCTGAAGCAAGCCATCTTGGTAGTGTAGGGCGCAGGCCAAACCATCTTTCTTGCTATCTACCCAAAAGTTGGCTGTTGCCACACGCTCATCAAGCTTGGCTATCCGCTCGTACCAAGCTACAGCCTCGGCGTCGCTGAAACAGTCGAGCAGACTAATCATTCTTTGGAGATGCGTGAATTTTTCAAAGCCCTCGCTTGCTTGCGTGCCAACTCGCTGAGTAACCGATTCTGGTATTACCCAATCTGGGTGCTCGGATTCGATCTGTTTTAACTCTTGCATCAAACCATCGTAAACAGCGTCGTCGACACTTGGATTATCGAGGGCATGATACTCATACTGATAGCGGTTGAGTAGCTCGACTAGTTCGCGGTACCTACTCTGGCTCACTCAATAACCTCACGATATAGCTCATAAATATATAGGTGCACAAACAGGAGTAAGAAAATGATTGTCAGATAAAAAACGTACTCTGCGGCGGCAGAATAGATGAACACTACTGGCAATACGCTTACGGTGACAATAAACATGCAGACCACAAGCATGGCAGAAATCCGCCAGACGATTAACGGCCGCCTGTGCCGAACTGTCCGCCAGCCGATAGCAATTGCTTCGGCCGGACGAACCTTTCCAAGACTTGCAACAATCAAACCGAATAAACCGCCAACCAATAGAAATAGACTAATAGCCGCCATGAACAAACCAAATACCAAAAAGCCTGCCTGCTCCCAGTTGCTAATAATTAGGTTGTTGCGACGAGCTGTCTCGATAACTAAGCTGCCCAGTCCCATCGGCAGTAACATTAAAATACAAAACAGAAAAACTAAAATGTACGGAACAAATGGCTCGGTACCAGCATAGTAGGCGTCGAGTGCCTTAAGTTTTTTACTACCCGAACGTAAACTACGTATTACCCAGAGTAACGCAAGACTAAAAAGTGTGAATATCACCACTTGGAATACACCAGCTGCTCCAGATCTTGGAGTCGCCCCGCTAATTATCTCTGAAAATATGTTTAGATTTTTGCCAAACGTACTCAGATCGATCCGGTTAAACCACTGATCCAAATCTGTGATTCTGCCGATGCCTCGAACCAGCAGCAGGTAGAGCACCGCATAAATCAGACTAACTTTTAGGTAAATGATTTTGTTCTGTTTGAGATGACTAAAAGTCCGTTTTGTTAGACTAAACCAACTTGGCAAGCGTTTGTTACTCGGTCGAATCTTTTTTTGTAACCGAAACGATCGATACTTGTCGGTTTTTTTTAGTCTCTCGCCCGACCGACTACGACGTGGTTTAGATGTCTTTACCACAAATTAATACCCTTTATTTTCTAATTCACGCAGTTTTGCAATTCGATCTTCGATCGGTGGGTGCGTGCTAAAAAGTTTTGTAAAAGTTCCAGATTTTAAGGGGTTAGCAAAAAACAAGTGGGCTGTTGATGTGTTTTGAATCCTTAGGCTAGATCCATAACTCTGAATTTTTTCGAGAGCTCGTGCTAAGCCTTCCGGATAACGCGTTGTTTGAGCACCAGTTGTGTCGGCCTGATATTCGCGCCGACGCGAAATTGCCAGCTGGATTAGCTTGGCCACGATTGGCGCCAAAATAGCGGCCGCCAAAACTCCAACGATTACCAGCGCATTACCACCTCGATTATCGTCGTTATCACGCCGGCCAGCGCCACCCCAGCGCATCGATCGCAACATAAAGTCGCTAAGTATTCCAATTACTGCCACCAGTGCAAAAGCAATCATACTCACACGGATGTCTCGATTCGCGACATGGCCTAGCTCGTGAGCCATCACACCTTCTAGCTCGGTTTTGTCCATCATTTGCACCAAGCCAGTGGTAGCCGCAACTACAGCATGCTCTGGATCGCGACCGCTAGCAAATGCATTCGGGGCGGGGTCGTCGATAAGGTACACCTTGGGCATAGGCATGCCGCGTGTAATCGTCAGATTTTCGACCACTCGGTAAAGTTCGGGGGCAGCCTGTTTATCTACCTCTCGGGCACCACTAAGCATTAAGGCTAGCTTGGCACTGGCATAGTAACTCCAAAGAGCATAGCCAACCGCAAAGACCATAGCCATAACAGTTACCGAATAGCTACCAAAGTAAACCCCGGCGGCGTAGGCGATCGCACCTACGACCGCGAAGAACACTCCAAATAATACCCAAGTCTTGCGATTATTCGCGGCAATCTGAGATTCCAAGGCTAACTAACTCCTTACTAAAACTTGACTTCTACAGGTGCTTCAACTGCTGCGCGGTCTTCGACTTCGAAGTATTCGCGGTTGCCCTTAAAGCCAAACATGCCCGCCAAAATATTGGTTGGGAACGACTGGGTCTTATCGTTGTATCCACGAGCAGAGCCGTTGTAGAGGCGGCGAGATGCTTGAATTTTGTCTTCTGTGTCGACAAGTTCGTTTTGTAATTGAATAAAGTTCTGGTTGGCTTTTAGGTCTGGGTAGCTTTCGGACAATGCAAACAAGTTCTTTAGTGTGCCTTCGAGCATATTCTCGGCTTTGGCTTGATCGGCAGTACCATGAGCCCCCATGGCTTGGTTGCGGGCGCTAACGACAGCATCGAGAGTTTCTTTTTCGTGCTTTGCATAACCCTTGACTGTTTCGATTAGGTTAGGGATTAGATCGTATCGACGCTTTAGCTGAACGGTGATATCGCTCCAAGCTTCGTCGACACGGTTGCGAGCCCGTACAAGCCCGTTATACATCGTACCTAGAGCCAGTCCAAGCACAACAACTACAATCAATACAACTACTATTATTGGCATTTCTTTCCTCCAAAAATTTACATCAAATATTATACCTTATTTCTAAGCATGTGCACTAGCTAAATCAAAGATTATTTGGCTTGCTTAAAGTGTCGATCGTTAAAGTTGGCCAGAAATATACCCGAAGCTATCACCCCGATACCACCAATTGCCAGAGCGGCTGCTAGGCCGGCGCCATTGTCGCCAAAATACTGAATCGCAATCAGCATAATGTAGGCAAACAGGTAAAAACCACCTGTGAACAAAAATGTTCTTAAGCGCTTAGCAGCACTGATGGCGAACGCTCCATAGAGCATGAAGGGATACAGCAACTGCCAGAGTACCTTTAGGTTTCCACCACTGGCTAGGCCAAAAATGGCCGCAAAAACCACAAAGGCCGAAACCGACCAGACCGGATACTTTAAATGTGCTCGTAAGTTATCTTTGGCGACAGCCGTAGCCAAACCTGCAAATACTAGGGCACCTGCCACAAACGACAGAGCACCATATTCTGGCGTATCGCTAACCACATCTTGTAGAACTGCAAACAGAAAGGCAGTTATGCTTGCTGCTGTTGCCAACATTGCAAACAAAATTGATAGATCTTTACGCACAATAGCATCGAGCAACCAATGCGCAATCGCAATCACACATAAGCCATAAACAATATGCCAAGGGCCTACCGTATTGCCAACTTTTTGGGCTATTTCGTTGATCGTTACAAACACACCCGTACTAACACCCAGGCTACCTGTAAGCATTACT
This genomic window from Candidatus Nomurabacteria bacterium contains:
- the ligA gene encoding NAD-dependent DNA ligase LigA; translated protein: MSQSRYRELVELLNRYQYEYHALDNPSVDDAVYDGLMQELKQIESEHPDWVIPESVTQRVGTQASEGFEKFTHLQRMISLLDCFSDAEAVAWYERIAKLDERVATANFWVDSKKDGLACALHYQDGLLQTAVTRGDGNVGEIVTANVKTIRTVPVRLPAGHRFARGHTEVRGEIIMTKVDFEQLNANRAAAGESEFKNPRNLSAGTIRQLDPRLVADRPLRFHGYDMLRDDPSEVPSNQFAYQTMHELGFFVDRVAHLEPELSAVLEYASQFDTLRHNLPYNTDGLVVKINDRQLYDSLGTVGKNPRAAIAYKYPAEQATTVVKDIVISIGRTGAATPVAVFEPVNVAGTTVQHASLHNADEIARKDVRIGDTVVIFKAGDIIPQVESVIFELRPKTAKRYDFEDELDKQFPDMQFVRPEGEAVYRVVGGGALVLKRALQHFAARGALDIEGLGEKNVEALVDAGLVEDLADIYTISKQHLLELERFAELSASNLVAAIAASKQPQLERFIFGLGIRHVGAQTAIDLANHFGSIEALSHASIPELEAIDGIGSVVADSIVAWFADIDNRNLVEKFKKLGLKPVFEDKSTGKLAGKSFVITGSLETMSRDAAAEQIRALGGTFQTSVAKGTTYLVMGAKAGASKADKARQLGTEVIDEQQLLKLIDK
- a CDS encoding M48 family metalloprotease, which produces MESQIAANNRKTWVLFGVFFAVVGAIAYAAGVYFGSYSVTVMAMVFAVGYALWSYYASAKLALMLSGAREVDKQAAPELYRVVENLTITRGMPMPKVYLIDDPAPNAFASGRDPEHAVVAATTGLVQMMDKTELEGVMAHELGHVANRDIRVSMIAFALVAVIGILSDFMLRSMRWGGAGRRDNDDNRGGNALVIVGVLAAAILAPIVAKLIQLAISRRREYQADTTGAQTTRYPEGLARALEKIQSYGSSLRIQNTSTAHLFFANPLKSGTFTKLFSTHPPIEDRIAKLRELENKGY
- a CDS encoding LemA family protein; the protein is MPIIVVVLIVVVVLGLALGTMYNGLVRARNRVDEAWSDITVQLKRRYDLIPNLIETVKGYAKHEKETLDAVVSARNQAMGAHGTADQAKAENMLEGTLKNLFALSESYPDLKANQNFIQLQNELVDTEDKIQASRRLYNGSARGYNDKTQSFPTNILAGMFGFKGNREYFEVEDRAAVEAPVEVKF